In Zingiber officinale cultivar Zhangliang chromosome 3B, Zo_v1.1, whole genome shotgun sequence, a single window of DNA contains:
- the LOC122056057 gene encoding uncharacterized protein LOC122056057 — translation MPSLGLGSDGAAVGRKPKRRSRLGRRRSGDGRRDSPIYYSSDRRSSSGNAYNGEAGGSVTDGGDHNDLPLTVLGHAGGGPPADPDPETRPSPCPVGFPPPKNRSKVTAEDFVQREVRVDEEGNDEVKEEGEVVSSLASSKHSFPHPPRECQSQQCRSEEAALTNRRKLQRRRPVSLDFNGQGADASVISPRFFIGLAAGMKKSSADSSRSRSGILQSPGTPNYRHGVGVAVYQKGWSSERVPLPAHSSCRRDGSRVILPFANGRTLPSKWEDAERWIFSPVSIDGAGRSPSSLSHYRRPKSKSGPLGPQAGLGLGSSYSLASPVVPCFDSGRAGNITANSPFLAGVLIPEQDFYHNGNRGRRGGGGVCSGGIGVAGVGAMCGKAHSTTGDPYIFRSASIHGWSENAIESSSSIPSSRDEKSDGSKEAASVVSISTSRKDVATQMGPDGSTFSSPNEGPSSPSPVSAPAIVELESHFSKIEVRDVQVDNHVTLTRWSRKHIAQGSDRQSASIAEWKKTIEGNTTWEVTETAKCISRYKREEAKITAWENLQKAKAEAEIRKLEMKLEKKRSSSMEKILSKLQFAQKKAQEMRSALTTSRGNQATRTMKKVSYLGKTGQISSLSGCFTCHAFGEH, via the exons ATGCCATCATTAGGGTTGGGATCGGATGGCGCGGCGGTCGGGAGGAAACCGAAGCGGAGATCGAGGTTGGGGCGACGGCGGAGCGGAGACGGTAGGCGTGACTCCCCGATCTACTACTCCTCCGATCGCCGCTCTTCCAGCGGAAACGCATACAACGGAGAAGCCGGCGGTAGTGTTACTGATGGCGGCGACCACAATGACTTG CCTTTGACGGTACTTGGGCACGCCGGTGGTGGCCCTCCTGCGGATCCAGATCCTGAGACCAGACCCTCCCCTTGTCCTGTTGGCTTTCCACCGCCGAAGAATCGCTCCAAAG TGACTGCTGAGGACTTTGTGCAAAGAGAAGTAAGAGTTGATGAAGAAGGGAACGATGAGgtaaaggaggaaggagaagtagTATCATCTTTGGCCTCGTCAAAGCATTCTTTTCCCCACCCTCCCAGAG AATGCCAGAGCCAACAATGCAGATCCGAAGAGGCTGCTTTGACCAACAGGAGGAAGCTGCAGCGGCGGCGGCCTGTATCGCTTGACTTCAATGGCCAAGGTGCTGATGCATCTGTTATTTCCCCGAGGTTCTTCATCGGCTTAGCAGCAGGGATGAAGAAAAGCTCTGCTGATTCATCTCGGAGCAGATCCGGCATATTACAAAGCCCAGGGACTCCTAACTACAGGCATGGAGTTGGGGTGGCTGTGTACCAGAAGGGGTGGAGCTCTGAGAGAGTGCCTTTGCCAGCACACAGCAGCTGTAGGCGCGATGGCAGCAGAGTTATCCTGCCTTTTGCCAATGGGAGGACTCTGCCCTCTAAGTGGGAGGACGCCGAGAGATGGATCTTCAGCCCGGTCTCAATTGATGGAGCTGGGAGGTCGCCGTCATCCCTCTCACACTATAGGCGTCCCAAGTCAAAGAGTGGACCACTTGGACCTCAGGCTGGCCTAGGGCTCGGCAGCAGCTACTCGCTGGCTTCACCGGTGGTCCCTTGCTTTGATAGTGGCAGGGCAGGAAACATTACAGCAAATTCACCTTTCCTGGCTGGAGTTTTGATTCCTGAACAGGATTTTTATCACAATGGTAATAGAGGAAGAAGGGGTGGTGGGGGTGTTTGCAGTGGAGGAATAGGAGTAGCTGGTGTTGGTGCCATGTGTGGAAAAGCTCATTCCACAACAGGGGATCCTTACATATTCCGATCTGCTAGCATCCATGGATGGTCTGAAAATGCCATCGAGTCATCTTCCTCCATTCCTAGCTCTCGGG ATGAGAAGTCGGATGGCAGCAAAGAAGCAGCATCCGTGGTTTCCATCTCAACTTCAAGGAAGGATGTGGCAACACAAATGGGTCCAGATGGAAGCACTTTCTCCTCTCCTAATGAGGGGCCTTCTTCCCCCTCCCCAGTCTCAGCCCCTGCAATTGTGGAGCTAGAGAGCCACTTCTCAAAGATTGAGGTTAGGGATGTGCAGGTAGACAATCATGTGACCCTAACCAGGTGGTCCAGGAAACACATAGCGCAAGGCTCTGATAGGCAGTCAGCAAGCATCGCAGAATGGAAGAAGACTATTGAGGGAAACACTACTTGGGAAGTTACTGAGACAGCAAAATGTATATCAAG GTATAAGAGAGAGGAGGCCAAGATCACAGCATGGGAGAACTTGCAGAAGGCAAAAGCTGAGGCAGAGATCAGAAAACTAGAG ATGAAACTAGAGAAGAAAAGGTCATCCTCTATGGAGAAAATTCTGAGCAAACTTCAATTCGCACAGAAGAAAGCCCAGGAGATGAGAAGTGCCTTGACTACCAGTCGAGGCAACCAAGCAACAAGGACAATGAAAAAGGTTTCATACCTTGGCAAAACTGGCCAGATCAGTTCTCTGAGTGGGTGCTTCACCTGCCATGCTTTTG GTGAACACTAG
- the LOC122056059 gene encoding alpha carbonic anhydrase 7-like yields the protein MATHRIEFFAVSALLLFLQSPLASSQEVDHEDEFSYERGSEIGPNHWGEIHEEWAACGHGRLQSPIDLTDSRVRILPHLGRLRRSYRPAAAVLKNRGHDIMLQWEEDAGNLRIDGKDYDLKQLHWHSPSEHTINGRRFSLELHMVHQSADNSTAVVGILYTIGRHDPFLSNIERQIQMIADKHEAEEAVGMVDPRHIRRGSRKYYRYMGSLTTPPCTEGVVWSIVKKVRTVTREQVDLLRQAVHDDSEMNARPIQQINDRMIGFYRPLPNNYA from the exons ATGGCGACTCATCGCATCGAGTTCTTCGCCGTTTCTGCCCTACTGCTCTTCTTGCAATCTCCCCTTGCTTCATCTCAAGAAGTCG ATCACGAGGATGAGTTCAGCTACGAGCGAGGCAGCGAGATCGGGCCGAATCACTGGGGCGAGATCCACGAGGAGTGGGCCGCCTGCGGCCATGGCCGGTTGCAGTCGCCCATCGATCTCACCGACAGTCGGGTACGGATCCTCCCCCATCTCGGCCGCCTCCGCCGCTCCTACCGCCCCGCCGCCGCCGTCCTCAAAAACCGCGGACACGACATCATG CTCCAATGGGAAGAGGACGCCGGGAATCTGCGGATCGACGGAAAGGACTACGATCTGAAGCAGCTGCATTGGCACTCGCCGTCCGAGCACACCATCAACGGACGCAG ATTCTCTCTGGAACTCCATATGGTTCATCAGAGCGCCGACAACAGCACCGCCGTGGTCGGCATTCTCTACACCATCGGCCGCCATGATCCCTTCCTTTCCAAC ATAGAGAGACAGATCCAGATGATTGCAGACAAGCATGAAGCAGAGGAAGCAGTGGGCATGGTGGATCCGAGGCACATCAGGAGGGGAAGCCGGAAGTATTACAGGTACATGGGGTCTTTGACTACTCCCCCTTGCACGGAAGGTGTGGTCTGGAGCATCGTCAAGAAG GTGAGGACAGTGACAAGGGAACAAGTGGACCTTCTCAGACAAGCTGTTCATGAT GATTCCGAGATGAATGCGAGGCCGATTCAGCAGATCAACGATAGGATGATCGGTTTCTATCGTCCCCTTCCAAATAATTATGCATGA
- the LOC122056058 gene encoding vacuolar protein sorting-associated protein 26A-like isoform X1, translating into MNYIIGAFKPPCHITISFIDGKTRKKASVKKENGQTAMVPLFQSLENIVGEVSIDPLQGKKLEHTGVKIELLGQIELYFDRGNFYDFTSLVRELDVPGEIYEKKTFPFEFSSVEMPYESYNGINVRLRYVLKVTISRHYVSNIVEHQDFWVRNYTPAPTINNSIKMEVGIEDCLHIEFEYNKSKYHLKDVIVGKIYFLLVRIKLKNMELEIRRRESTGSGPNTYVETETLAKFELMDGAPVRGESIPIRLFLSPYELTPTYRNINNKFSVKYFLNLVLVDEEDRRYFKQQEITIYRLQETP; encoded by the exons ATG AATTATATTATTGGAGCTTTCAAGCCACCATGTCACATAACAATTTCATTTATTGATGGCAAAACCAGAAAGAAG GCTTCTGTAAAGAAAGAAAATGGACAGACTGCAATGGTTCCACTTTTTCAAAGCCTAGAAAATATTGTTGGCGAG GTGTCTATAGATCCACTTCAAGGGAAAAAACTGGAACATACTGGTGTGAAAATTGAGCTCCTTGGTCAGATTG AGCTATATTTTGACAGAGGAAACTTTTATGACTTCACCTCTCTAG TGCGTGAGCTTGATGTTCCTGGtgaaatttatgaaaaaaaaacttttccaTTTGAGTTCTCATCTGTTGAGATGCCCTATGAGTCATATAATGGTATCAATGTCCGATTAAG GTATGTTTTGAAAGTGACAATCAGTCGTCATTATGTCAGCAACATTGTGGAGCACCAAGATTTCTGG GTTCGCAATTATACCCCAGCCCCAACAATTAACAATAGTATCAAG ATGGAAGTTGGAATTGAAGACTGTTTACACATAGAGTTCGAATACAACAAAAGCAA GTATCATCTCAAGGATGTTATAGTTGGGAAAATCTACTTTCTTCTTGtgagaataaaattaaaaaacatgGAATTGGAGATTAGACGTAGAGAATCAACTGGTTCAGGGCCCAACACTTATGTTGAGACAGAAACACTTGCAAAATTTGAATTAATGGATGGTGCTCCAGTTAGAG GAGAATCAATCCCTATAAGATTGTTTCTGAGTCCCTATGAGCTGACACCTACCTATCGGAACATCAACAACAAATTCAGTGTTAAATACTTTTTGAATCTCGTCCTCGTGGACGAGGAAGATCGGCGGTATTTCAAGCAGCAAGAGATCACCATATACCGTCTCCAGGAAACTCCTTGA
- the LOC122056058 gene encoding vacuolar protein sorting-associated protein 26A-like isoform X2, producing the protein MAKPERSNVFAQASVKKENGQTAMVPLFQSLENIVGEVSIDPLQGKKLEHTGVKIELLGQIELYFDRGNFYDFTSLVRELDVPGEIYEKKTFPFEFSSVEMPYESYNGINVRLRYVLKVTISRHYVSNIVEHQDFWVRNYTPAPTINNSIKMEVGIEDCLHIEFEYNKSKYHLKDVIVGKIYFLLVRIKLKNMELEIRRRESTGSGPNTYVETETLAKFELMDGAPVRGESIPIRLFLSPYELTPTYRNINNKFSVKYFLNLVLVDEEDRRYFKQQEITIYRLQETP; encoded by the exons ATGGCAAAACCAGAAAGAAG tAATGTATTTGCGCAGGCTTCTGTAAAGAAAGAAAATGGACAGACTGCAATGGTTCCACTTTTTCAAAGCCTAGAAAATATTGTTGGCGAG GTGTCTATAGATCCACTTCAAGGGAAAAAACTGGAACATACTGGTGTGAAAATTGAGCTCCTTGGTCAGATTG AGCTATATTTTGACAGAGGAAACTTTTATGACTTCACCTCTCTAG TGCGTGAGCTTGATGTTCCTGGtgaaatttatgaaaaaaaaacttttccaTTTGAGTTCTCATCTGTTGAGATGCCCTATGAGTCATATAATGGTATCAATGTCCGATTAAG GTATGTTTTGAAAGTGACAATCAGTCGTCATTATGTCAGCAACATTGTGGAGCACCAAGATTTCTGG GTTCGCAATTATACCCCAGCCCCAACAATTAACAATAGTATCAAG ATGGAAGTTGGAATTGAAGACTGTTTACACATAGAGTTCGAATACAACAAAAGCAA GTATCATCTCAAGGATGTTATAGTTGGGAAAATCTACTTTCTTCTTGtgagaataaaattaaaaaacatgGAATTGGAGATTAGACGTAGAGAATCAACTGGTTCAGGGCCCAACACTTATGTTGAGACAGAAACACTTGCAAAATTTGAATTAATGGATGGTGCTCCAGTTAGAG GAGAATCAATCCCTATAAGATTGTTTCTGAGTCCCTATGAGCTGACACCTACCTATCGGAACATCAACAACAAATTCAGTGTTAAATACTTTTTGAATCTCGTCCTCGTGGACGAGGAAGATCGGCGGTATTTCAAGCAGCAAGAGATCACCATATACCGTCTCCAGGAAACTCCTTGA